From a region of the Constantimarinum furrinae genome:
- a CDS encoding polyprenol monophosphomannose synthase: protein MPNGLVVIPTYNEIENIERLIRNVFSLQREFDILVVDDNSPDGTAEAVTSLIKEYPKRLSILRREGKQGLGTAYIAGFKWALQCDYDYIFEMDADFSHNPNDLIRLYNACQRENFDVAIGSRYVKGVNVVNWPMSRVMMSWLASKYVRFITGMDIYDTTAGFVCYKKTVLQKINLDKIQFVGYAFQIEMKFKAYLAKFRITEVPVVFTDRTRGESKMSSGIISEAIFGVIKMKFKSLFGSKDFNEI, encoded by the coding sequence TGAACGCCTTATTCGCAATGTGTTTTCGTTGCAAAGGGAATTCGATATACTGGTGGTAGATGATAACTCCCCCGATGGTACAGCCGAAGCCGTTACGTCACTCATTAAAGAATATCCAAAGCGACTGTCCATTTTAAGACGAGAAGGTAAACAAGGCTTGGGAACTGCCTATATTGCCGGTTTTAAATGGGCCTTGCAATGTGATTACGATTATATTTTTGAAATGGATGCCGATTTTTCTCACAACCCAAATGACCTCATCCGTCTCTATAATGCCTGTCAGAGAGAGAATTTTGATGTTGCGATTGGATCGAGGTATGTAAAAGGTGTAAATGTTGTGAACTGGCCTATGAGCAGAGTGATGATGTCGTGGCTGGCTTCTAAGTACGTTCGTTTTATAACAGGAATGGATATTTACGATACGACAGCAGGCTTTGTTTGTTATAAGAAAACAGTGCTTCAGAAAATAAACCTAGACAAAATACAGTTTGTGGGTTATGCGTTTCAGATCGAGATGAAATTTAAAGCCTATCTGGCAAAATTCAGAATAACCGAAGTGCCGGTGGTTTTTACCGATCGAACCAGGGGGGAATCGAAAATGAGCTCGGGGATAATTTCCGAAGCTATTTTTGGAGTGATTAAAATGAAATTCAAGAGCCTTTTTGGCAGCAAAGATTTTAACGAGATTTAA